One Hordeum vulgare subsp. vulgare chromosome 4H, MorexV3_pseudomolecules_assembly, whole genome shotgun sequence DNA window includes the following coding sequences:
- the LOC123446984 gene encoding mavicyanin-like, with amino-acid sequence MAAMKIALLAVAAISALLLGTASAATYGVGEPGGSWALDTDYSKWVSNKKFHPNDEIVFKYSTPTHDVVEVSKAGYDSCSAANAINTLTSGNDVITLNTTGTRYFICGVPNHCGPTTAASMKVIIEVVPSSSSPSSPMPAAGPGANNPPPPSSTATSVGAAAGFGLVALLAVGLMA; translated from the coding sequence ATGGCTGCCATGAAGATCGCCCTCCTTGCCGTGGCCGCGATCTCTGCACTCTTACTAGGCACCGCGTCGGCGGCGACCTACGGCGTCGGCGAGCCCGGCGGTTCGTGGGCCCTCGACACCGACTACAGCAAATGGGTGTCCAACAAGAAGTTCCATCCAAATGATGAAATCGTCTTCAAGTACTCGACCCCGACGCACGACGTGGTCGAGGTCAGCAAGGCCGGCTACGACTCCTGCAGCGCCGCCAACGCCATCAACACCTTAACCTCCGGCAATGACGTCATCACCCTCAACACCACCGGCACCCGGTACTTCATCTGCGGCGTCCCTAACCACTGCGGCCCCACCACCGCCGCGAGCATGAAGGTCATCATCGAAGTGGTGCCGAGTTCCTCCTCGCCATCGTCGCCCATGCCGGCCGCAGGTCCCGGCGCGAACaacccgccgccgccctcctctacCGCAACCTCCGTCGGGGCCGCAGCAGGATTTGGCCTGGTCGCCCTACTGGCGGTCGGTCTCATGGCTTAG